From the genome of Glycine max cultivar Williams 82 chromosome 2, Glycine_max_v4.0, whole genome shotgun sequence, one region includes:
- the LOC100786971 gene encoding probable L-type lectin-domain containing receptor kinase S.5 — protein MKASFNSTFVFNIHPITSPSGEGFAFILASNTSLPSSSAGQWLGNVNSTSIRVSNIVVVEFDTRKNYDEDIDDNHAGLDVKSIYSIQQQPLGPHSVNLSSGIDVVATVYFDAKDGKMSIFVSTSDLRLKKPLLVVDLDLSKLLPKDVFVGFSASTGVYTQVNTKRSWNFSS, from the coding sequence ATGAAAGCCTCATTcaattcaacttttgttttcaatattcATCCAATAACCTCTCCTAGTGGTGAGGGATTTGCTTTCATACTAGCATCTAACACTTCTCTTCCAAGCAGCAGTGCAGGCCAATGGCTTGGTAATGTCAACTCAACAAGCATACGGGTAAGCAACATAGTTGTAGTGGAGTTTGATACAAGGAAAAACTATGATGAAGACATTGATGACAACCATGCGGGGTTGGATGTAAAGAGCATCTATTCCATCCAGCAACAACCTCTTGGACCACATAGTGTTAATCTTTCTAGTGGCATTGATGTTGTTGCTACTGTTTACTTTGATGCTAAAGATGGGAAAATGAGCATTTTTGTTTCTACATCAGATTTGAGGTTGAAAAAACCATTGCTTGTAGTGGATCTTGATCTCTCTAAACTGCTTCCAAAAGATGTTTTTGTGGGATTTTCAGCTTCCACAGGGGTATATACCCAGGTCAACACAAAAAGATCATGGAATTTCTCTAGTTGA
- the LOC121174190 gene encoding probable L-type lectin-domain containing receptor kinase S.5, producing MVYKSTLNGKDVAAKRILRNSRHSKQDFMVEITTIWNLNHKNLVKLIRWCYEKGEIILVYELMQNGSLYKFIFSTFGGDSILSWEMRLNVICGVSTGLDYLHNGCDKRVLHRDIKPSNVMLDSDFNAQLGDFGLARTVHLSKKTHHSTREIVGTPGYMALESFYTRRALVETDVYAFGVLMLEVVCSGRRKPEYKLDLRCCNDIVDWVWEHHFKENITGVVDLRLNGDFDEA from the coding sequence ATGGTTTACAAAAGCACATTGAATGGTAAAGATGTTGCTGCGAAGAGGATTTTGAGGAACTCACGTCATAGTAAGCAAGATTTTATGGTAGAAATCACAACCATATGGAATCTCAATCACAAAAATCTAGTGAAGTTAATAAGGTGGTGCTATGAAAAGGGTGAGATCATCCTTGTGTATGAGTTAATGCAAAATGGTAGCTTGtacaaattcattttttcaacaTTTGGAGGGGATTCAATTTTGAGTTGGGAAATGAGGCTCAATGTTATATGTGGAGTTTCTACAGGACTGGATTATCTTCACAATGGATGTGACAAAAGAGTGCTACATAGAGACATAAAACCAAGCAATGTGATGCTGGATTCGGACTTCAATGCTCAGCTTGGAGACTTTGGCTTGGCTCGCACAGTTCATCTCAGCAAAAAAACTCACCACTCAACAAGAGAAATTGTTGGAACACCAGGGTACATGGCGCTGGAAAGCTTCTACACCCGAAGGGCTTTGGTTGAAACCGATGTCTATGCATTTGGTGTTCTGATGTTGGAAGTTGTGTGCAGCGGCAGAAGAAAGCCTGAATACAAACTGGACCTAAGATGTTGCAACGACATTGTGGACTGGGTTTGGGAGCATCATTTCAAGGAAAACATAACTGGTGTCGTGGATTTGAGACTAAATGGTGATTTTGATGAGGCTTAA
- the LOC102667145 gene encoding probable manganese-transporting ATPase PDR2 isoform X1, giving the protein MLFMFESTMAKSRLKTLTELRRVRVDSQILMVHRYGKWVKLSGTELLPEDVVSIGRSSGQNGEEKSVPADMLLLAGSVIVNEAILTGESTPQWKISIAGRGMEETLSARQDKNHVLFGGTKILQHTPDKSFPLKTPDGGCLVVILRTGFETSQGKLMRTILFSTERVTANSWESGFFILFLVVFALIAAGYVLVKEFSGIVGLNGTTDLESDTSKVPLRTVEILASCHALVFVENKLSLKGLCSACGVCWFRVACDCIC; this is encoded by the exons ATGCTGTTTATGTTTGAGTCAACCATGGCAAAAAGTCGGTTGAAAACTCTAACTGAGTTAAGACGTGTTAGAGTGGATAGTCAGATCCTAATGGTACATCGCTATGGCAA GTGGGTAAAACTCTCTGGTACAGAGCTTTTGCCTGAGGATGTTGTCTCCATAGGTCGCTCTTCTGGTCAGAATGGGGAGGAGAAGTCTGTACCAGCAGACATGCTTCTATTGGCTGGAAGTGTGATTGTGAATGAAGCTATTCTAACAGGCGAGTCTACCCCTCAATGGAAG ATTTCAATTGCGGGTAGGGGGATGGAGGAGACATTGTCAGCAAGGCAAGATAAAAACCATGTGTTATTTGGTGGAACAAAAATATTGCAGCACACTCCAGATAAG AGTTTTCCTCTAAAAACACCTGATGGTGGCTGCTTGGTTGTTATCTTGAGAACGGGGTTTGAAACAAGTCAAGGAAAGTTGATGCGAACAATCTTATTCTCTACGGAAAGG GTGACTGCTAATAGCTGGGAAAGTGGATTCTTCATTTTATTCCTGGTTGTATTTGCTCTTATTGCTGCTGGTTATGTGCTTGTTAAG gaattttctggaattgttGGGTTGAATGGAACTACAGATTTGGAATCTGATACGAGTAAAGTGCCTCTGCGAACAGTAGAAATCCTGGCTTCTTGCCATGCATTGGTATTTGTTGAGAATAAGCTG TCTCTCAAAGGCTTATGTAGCGCCTGTGGAGTTTGCTGGTTCAGGGTTGCTTGCGATTGCATTTGTTAG
- the LOC102667145 gene encoding probable manganese-transporting ATPase PDR2 isoform X2, with the protein MLFMFESTMAKSRLKTLTELRRVRVDSQILMVHRYGKWVKLSGTELLPEDVVSIGRSSGQNGEEKSVPADMLLLAGSVIVNEAILTGESTPQWKISIAGRGMEETLSARQDKNHVLFGGTKILQHTPDKSFPLKTPDGGCLVVILRTGFETSQGKLMRTILFSTERVTANSWESGFFILFLVVFALIAAGYVLVKEFSGIVGLNGTTDLESDTSKVPLRTVEILASCHALVFVENKLGCLRLHLLACLPQTKG; encoded by the exons ATGCTGTTTATGTTTGAGTCAACCATGGCAAAAAGTCGGTTGAAAACTCTAACTGAGTTAAGACGTGTTAGAGTGGATAGTCAGATCCTAATGGTACATCGCTATGGCAA GTGGGTAAAACTCTCTGGTACAGAGCTTTTGCCTGAGGATGTTGTCTCCATAGGTCGCTCTTCTGGTCAGAATGGGGAGGAGAAGTCTGTACCAGCAGACATGCTTCTATTGGCTGGAAGTGTGATTGTGAATGAAGCTATTCTAACAGGCGAGTCTACCCCTCAATGGAAG ATTTCAATTGCGGGTAGGGGGATGGAGGAGACATTGTCAGCAAGGCAAGATAAAAACCATGTGTTATTTGGTGGAACAAAAATATTGCAGCACACTCCAGATAAG AGTTTTCCTCTAAAAACACCTGATGGTGGCTGCTTGGTTGTTATCTTGAGAACGGGGTTTGAAACAAGTCAAGGAAAGTTGATGCGAACAATCTTATTCTCTACGGAAAGG GTGACTGCTAATAGCTGGGAAAGTGGATTCTTCATTTTATTCCTGGTTGTATTTGCTCTTATTGCTGCTGGTTATGTGCTTGTTAAG gaattttctggaattgttGGGTTGAATGGAACTACAGATTTGGAATCTGATACGAGTAAAGTGCCTCTGCGAACAGTAGAAATCCTGGCTTCTTGCCATGCATTGGTATTTGTTGAGAATAAGCTG GGTTGCTTGCGATTGCATTTGTTAGCTTGTCTTCCCCAGACCAAGGGATAA